In a genomic window of Lycium ferocissimum isolate CSIRO_LF1 chromosome 9, AGI_CSIRO_Lferr_CH_V1, whole genome shotgun sequence:
- the LOC132030557 gene encoding cyclin-dependent kinase D-3-like, producing MTEIDSLLTKKVADRYLKREVLGEGTYGVVYKAIDTKSGQVVAIKKIRLGKQKEGVNFTALREIKLLKELKDPNIIELIDAFPHKGNLHLVFEFMETDLEAVIRDRNIFLSPADIKSYIQMTLKGLAVCHKKWVLHRDMKPNNLLIGPNGQLKLADFGLARLFGSPDRRFTHQVFARWYRAPELLFGAKQYGPGVDVWAAACIFAELLLRRPFLQGNSDIDQLGKIFAAFGTPKPSQWHDMVYLPDYVEYQFVPGQPLKILFPTATEDCLDLLSKMFSYDPKTRISAEQALEHRYFSSGPPPTEPAQLPRPPPKREPANPRVSDLNPHDGPVVLSPPRKSRRVMPNREGFEANVRPEKMDDHGNEFRQAGERSEQVPMSLDFSVFGMKPPTRPTITSADRSHLKRKLDLEFQPEEE from the exons ATGACGGAAATAGACAGTTTATTGACTAAAAAAGTAGCAGATCGTTACTTAAAACGTGAAGTTCTTGGTGAAGGTACTTATGGTGTTGTTTACAAAGCCATTGATACGAAG AGCGGCCAGGTTGTTGCTATCAAGAAAATTCGTCTTGGAAAACAGAAGGAAGGGGTGAATTTTACTGCCCTGAGGGAAATCAAACTATTGAAAGAGCTGAAGGATCCTAACATTATTGAATTGATTGATGCCTTCCCTCACAAAGGAAACTTGCATCTTGTGTTTGAGTTCATGGAAACAGATCTTGAGGCCGTGATTCGTgataggaatatctttctctcaCCTGCTGATATAAAATCTTATATTCAGATGACATTGAAAGGTCTTGCTGTTTGTCACAAGAAATGGGTCTTGCATAG AGATATGAAACCGAACAATTTACTGATTGGACCTAATGGGCAGCTTAAACTTGCTGATTTTGGATTAGCACGTCTATTTGGTAGCCCTGATAGAAGATTTACGCATCAG GTTTTTGCCCGGTGGTACAGAGCACCAGAGTTATTATTTGGCGCGAAGCAGTATGGACCTGGAGTAGATGTTTGGGCCGCTGCATGTATCTTTGCTGAGCTCCTCCTGCGGCGACCATTTTTACAG GGAAACAGTGATATTGATCAGCTGGGGAAGATTTTTGCGGCCTTTGGGACCCCAAAGCCTTCACAGTGGCATGATATGGTCTACTTGCCGGATTATGTTGAGTACCAATTTGTCCCTGGACAGCCACTCAAAATATTGTTTCCAACGGCTACTGAAGATTGCCTAGATCTTCTGTCAAAGATGTTTTCATACGACCCAAAAACTAGAATTTCAGCGGAGCAAGCATTGGAGCATCG gTACTTCTCGTCAGGACCTCCACCTACGGAGCCAGCTCAGCTTCCAAGACCTCCCCCTAAGCGGGAACCCGCAAATCCTAGGGTTTCAGATCTCAATCCACATGATGGTCCTGTGGTATTGTCTCCGCCAAGAAAGTCAAGGAGAGTGATGCCAAATCGCGAAGGATTTGAGGCGAATGTGCGTCCAGAAAAGATGGATGACCATGGAAATGAATTCCGACAAGCTGGTGAGAGGAGTGAACAGGTACCCATGTCACTGGATTTCTCAGTCTTTGGGATGAAACCACCTACTAGACCGACCATTACCAG CGCTGACCGATCTCATTTAAAGAGGAAATTAGATCTTGAATTCCAACCAGAAGAGGAATGA
- the LOC132030558 gene encoding AT-rich interactive domain-containing protein 2 isoform X2 produces the protein MEAWLSLNDESLVYKGNGSSINLKVEGNDRLKSLFDQLLAVYLSEVSDKKGVIRSLPVLTSSGQPFDLFKLYWIVREKGGHDLVSTKNLWGYVAGHCGLDFGAVAFVKLVYVKYLSEFDHWLMRLLKDGNMENGEGGVIQRFDLLSNELETRFRRLLSHKGEKEKDTNLFPSEECEEDLICKVNSQVDFEMFTAESVNKINDDDNVFLVSTKGVVEKVLCKAPDESNRQYDDDEKFFARDRKINTTSTGEVIQGDVAKMNGMAENENLSVQNGYDSTVASGKSVIEDVIVSRKRKREPSCFSGMLDWLNHAAKHSNDPEIGQVPDSSKWTGHTTNEFWSQVLLVREALLKKSHSDTNAEESNPQKKPRMHPSMYEEEKLNNQPAEKLRCSKRVVYASQKHVNCPCCNSCSTSQNKETPQKEEEEEEDTQPDMTSVFEVSVTEKTEDSVDQQTHREVPVGPLYQAEVPKWTGVISESDSKWLGTRMWPPEVEKTKSLVELDPVGKGRKSSCGCPFPQSVECIRFHIADKRSKLKLELGRLFFRWRFDRMGEEVALSWADEEEERFKNMVRSSASTLKSKNWKNYKKLFPSKTRNMLVSYYFNVFLIKRRSYQNRVTPKDLDSDDDEIDFGCVGSSFGDIRFHAPISRSSLTCTQNETS, from the exons ATGGAAGCATGGTTGAGTTTAAATGATGAGTCTCTAGTTTACAAAGGAAATGGTTCTAGTATTAATCTTAAGGTAGAAGGAAATGATAGGTTAAAGAGCTTGTTTGATCAACTTCTTGCTGTTTATCTTAGTGAAGTAAGTGATAAAAAAGGCGTAATAAGGTCTCTTCCGGTTTTGACTAGTAGTGGGCAGCCTTTCGATTTGTTTAAACTCTATTGGATTGTGAGGGAAAAAGGCGGACATGACCTAGTTTCGACCAAGAACTTGTGGGGTTATGTTGCTGGGCATTGTGGATTGGATTTCGGGGCTGTTGCGTTTGTGAAGTTGGTTTATGTTAAGTATTTGAGTGAATTTGATCATTGGTTAATGCGATTACTTAAAGATGGAAACATGGAGAATGGCGAGGGTGGAGTTATTCAGCGATTTGATTTGTTGTCGAACGAGTTGGAGACAAGGTTTAGGAGGTTGTTGTCCCATAAGggtgagaaagaaaaagatactAATTTATTCCCCTCAGAGGAATGCGAGGAAGATCTTATTTGTAAGGTCAATAGTCAGGTTGATTTTGAAATGTTTACTGCTGAAAGTGTTAATAAAATCAATGACGATGACAACGTCTTTTTGGTATCTACCAAGGGGGTTGTTGAGAAGGTGCTTTGTAAAGCGCCTGACGAATCAAATAGGCAATATGATGATGACGAAAAATTCTTTGCTCGAGAcaggaaaattaatacaacatCTACCGGAGAGGTGATTCAGGGAGACGTTGCTAAGATGAATGGCATGGCAGAAAATGAAAACCTTTCTGTTCAAAATGGTTATGATAGTACGGTGGCCTCAGGAAAGAGTGTTATTGAGGATGTAATTGTTTCTCgcaagagaaaaagagaaccTTCGTGTTTCTCAGGAATGTTGGATTGGCTTAACCACGCTGCAAAACATTCGAATGATCCTGAAATCGGACAAGTTCCCGACTCTTCGAAGTGGACAGGTCATACAACCAACGAGTTCTGGTCCCAGGTCTTGTTGGTTAGGGAAGCGCTGCTGAAGAAAAGTCATAGTGATACGAATGCAGAGGAATCTAACCCTCAG AAGAAGCCGAGGATGCATCCATCCATGTACGAAGAAGAAAAACTCAACAATCAACCTGCAGAAAAACTAAGATGCAGCAAAAGGGTGGTCTACGCTTCACAAAAACACGTTAATTGTCCATGTTGCAACTCATGTTCGACCTCTCAAAACAAAGAAACTCCtcagaaggaagaagaagaagaagaggataCTCAGCCAGATATGACAAGTGTTTTTGAGGTATCAGTAACGGAAAAAACTGAAGATTCTGTTGATCAGCAAACACACCGTGAAGTTCCCGTAGGTCCTCTCTACCAAGCCGAAGTCCCTAAATGGACTGGTGTGATTTCTGAGAGTGATTCTAAGTGGTTAGGCACACGAATGTGGCCTCCGGAAGTGgaaaaaacaaaatctttaGTTGAGTTAGATCCTGTTGGAAAGGGAAGAAAAAGTTCATGTGGTTGTCCATTTCCGCAATCTGTTGAATGCATCAGGTTCCATATTGCAGACAAGAGGAGTAAGTTGAAGCTCGAGCTTGGTCGTTTGTTTTTCCGGTGGAGGTTTGACCGGATGGGGGAAGAAGTTGCGCTTTCATGGGCAGATGAAGAGGAAGAAAGATTCAAAAATATGGTAAGGTCAAGTGCTAGTACGTTGAAAAGCAAAAACTGGAAGAACTATAAGAAACTGTTTCCATCCAAAACTAGGAATATGTTGGTTAGTTATTACTTCAATGTATTCCTTATCAAGCGCCGGAGCTATCAAAACCGGGTTACTCCAAAGGACCTCGATAGCGATGATGACGAGATAGATTTTGGATGTGTTGGTAGCAGTTTTGGTGATATTAGATTCCATGCACCAATCTCCAGGTCATCACTAACATGCACCCAGAATGAG ACTAGTTGA
- the LOC132030558 gene encoding AT-rich interactive domain-containing protein 2 isoform X1, whose protein sequence is MEAWLSLNDESLVYKGNGSSINLKVEGNDRLKSLFDQLLAVYLSEVSDKKGVIRSLPVLTSSGQPFDLFKLYWIVREKGGHDLVSTKNLWGYVAGHCGLDFGAVAFVKLVYVKYLSEFDHWLMRLLKDGNMENGEGGVIQRFDLLSNELETRFRRLLSHKGEKEKDTNLFPSEECEEDLICKVNSQVDFEMFTAESVNKINDDDNVFLVSTKGVVEKVLCKAPDESNRQYDDDEKFFARDRKINTTSTGEVIQGDVAKMNGMAENENLSVQNGYDSTVASGKSVIEDVIVSRKRKREPSCFSGMLDWLNHAAKHSNDPEIGQVPDSSKWTGHTTNEFWSQVLLVREALLKKSHSDTNAEESNPQKKPRMHPSMYEEEKLNNQPAEKLRCSKRVVYASQKHVNCPCCNSCSTSQNKETPQKEEEEEEDTQPDMTSVFEVSVTEKTEDSVDQQTHREVPVGPLYQAEVPKWTGVISESDSKWLGTRMWPPEVEKTKSLVELDPVGKGRKSSCGCPFPQSVECIRFHIADKRSKLKLELGRLFFRWRFDRMGEEVALSWADEEEERFKNMVRSSASTLKSKNWKNYKKLFPSKTRNMLVSYYFNVFLIKRRSYQNRVTPKDLDSDDDEIDFGCVGSSFGDIRFHAPISRSSLTCTQNEVCSDLE, encoded by the exons ATGGAAGCATGGTTGAGTTTAAATGATGAGTCTCTAGTTTACAAAGGAAATGGTTCTAGTATTAATCTTAAGGTAGAAGGAAATGATAGGTTAAAGAGCTTGTTTGATCAACTTCTTGCTGTTTATCTTAGTGAAGTAAGTGATAAAAAAGGCGTAATAAGGTCTCTTCCGGTTTTGACTAGTAGTGGGCAGCCTTTCGATTTGTTTAAACTCTATTGGATTGTGAGGGAAAAAGGCGGACATGACCTAGTTTCGACCAAGAACTTGTGGGGTTATGTTGCTGGGCATTGTGGATTGGATTTCGGGGCTGTTGCGTTTGTGAAGTTGGTTTATGTTAAGTATTTGAGTGAATTTGATCATTGGTTAATGCGATTACTTAAAGATGGAAACATGGAGAATGGCGAGGGTGGAGTTATTCAGCGATTTGATTTGTTGTCGAACGAGTTGGAGACAAGGTTTAGGAGGTTGTTGTCCCATAAGggtgagaaagaaaaagatactAATTTATTCCCCTCAGAGGAATGCGAGGAAGATCTTATTTGTAAGGTCAATAGTCAGGTTGATTTTGAAATGTTTACTGCTGAAAGTGTTAATAAAATCAATGACGATGACAACGTCTTTTTGGTATCTACCAAGGGGGTTGTTGAGAAGGTGCTTTGTAAAGCGCCTGACGAATCAAATAGGCAATATGATGATGACGAAAAATTCTTTGCTCGAGAcaggaaaattaatacaacatCTACCGGAGAGGTGATTCAGGGAGACGTTGCTAAGATGAATGGCATGGCAGAAAATGAAAACCTTTCTGTTCAAAATGGTTATGATAGTACGGTGGCCTCAGGAAAGAGTGTTATTGAGGATGTAATTGTTTCTCgcaagagaaaaagagaaccTTCGTGTTTCTCAGGAATGTTGGATTGGCTTAACCACGCTGCAAAACATTCGAATGATCCTGAAATCGGACAAGTTCCCGACTCTTCGAAGTGGACAGGTCATACAACCAACGAGTTCTGGTCCCAGGTCTTGTTGGTTAGGGAAGCGCTGCTGAAGAAAAGTCATAGTGATACGAATGCAGAGGAATCTAACCCTCAG AAGAAGCCGAGGATGCATCCATCCATGTACGAAGAAGAAAAACTCAACAATCAACCTGCAGAAAAACTAAGATGCAGCAAAAGGGTGGTCTACGCTTCACAAAAACACGTTAATTGTCCATGTTGCAACTCATGTTCGACCTCTCAAAACAAAGAAACTCCtcagaaggaagaagaagaagaagaggataCTCAGCCAGATATGACAAGTGTTTTTGAGGTATCAGTAACGGAAAAAACTGAAGATTCTGTTGATCAGCAAACACACCGTGAAGTTCCCGTAGGTCCTCTCTACCAAGCCGAAGTCCCTAAATGGACTGGTGTGATTTCTGAGAGTGATTCTAAGTGGTTAGGCACACGAATGTGGCCTCCGGAAGTGgaaaaaacaaaatctttaGTTGAGTTAGATCCTGTTGGAAAGGGAAGAAAAAGTTCATGTGGTTGTCCATTTCCGCAATCTGTTGAATGCATCAGGTTCCATATTGCAGACAAGAGGAGTAAGTTGAAGCTCGAGCTTGGTCGTTTGTTTTTCCGGTGGAGGTTTGACCGGATGGGGGAAGAAGTTGCGCTTTCATGGGCAGATGAAGAGGAAGAAAGATTCAAAAATATGGTAAGGTCAAGTGCTAGTACGTTGAAAAGCAAAAACTGGAAGAACTATAAGAAACTGTTTCCATCCAAAACTAGGAATATGTTGGTTAGTTATTACTTCAATGTATTCCTTATCAAGCGCCGGAGCTATCAAAACCGGGTTACTCCAAAGGACCTCGATAGCGATGATGACGAGATAGATTTTGGATGTGTTGGTAGCAGTTTTGGTGATATTAGATTCCATGCACCAATCTCCAGGTCATCACTAACATGCACCCAGAATGAGGTATGCTCTGATCTGGAGTAA